Below is a window of Yersinia kristensenii DNA.
GGCGAACCTCAGCATGGAGTAATAAATCACGTAAGCAAAATGCCCCCATAAAGCCCGTCGCACCCGTCAAAAATACTCGCCCGGTGGTAGCAGTTAGCCATGGTTCGGGGGGGCGGGATAAGGGCTGAATATCCTCAGGAAGCTGGCTGTCGCTGAGTAACATGGCGCATATGTCATTTTCTATCACTTCGGTCGGTTGCTGGAGCAATCGGAGCAAATTATGGGGGGTTTGGGCATCATATAAATCCTGTATTGATAAACGCCGCCCAAACTGGCGCTTAATTTCCAGGACCAACCGAGCGGCCTGTAGTGATGTTCCTCCCAGAAGAAAGAATTCATCCTCCACAGTCGCCTGTGGCACATCGAGCACCTGCTGCCAAATCAGTAACAGTTCAGCCGCTTCTTTGGTCAGTGTTGAAGTATCAGTGGCAACTCGCGGTTTATCTATTTGGGTCAATAGCATAGATCGATCAGCTTTGCCGTTTTCATTAAGAGGAATAGCGTCCATGACCTGTAAGCGCGGCAACATATAAGGCGGAAGAGACTGTTTTAATCCGCTAAGTAATTCACTACTATCAAAATTTTCTGGCTGTTTAGGCACAATAAAAGCCGTCAAATAAGCTTCGCCCGCTTCTTTTTTAATGATGCAAACAACAGCAGCCAGCAGCAGATCGCTGTTAAGCAGTTGTGTTTCCACCTCCTCAACTTCAATCCGGTATCCCTGCAATTTAATCTGATTATCAGCACGCCCGGCATACATGATAGCGCCATCGGGCCGCTGCCAACCCAAATCGCCACTTCGATACCAGTGTCTGGGTTCCTCTTCGCCAGCCATTTTGATTAACAGAAATTTTTCCTGTGTCAATTCGGGGCGATTAACATACCCCCTGGCCAGCCCCTCCCCACCAATATAAATTTCGCCCTGAGTGCCTACGGGTACTGGCTGAAAATCACCATCCAGAATAAATACCTGTGTTTTATCAAGTGGTTTGCCAATGGGGATGCTCATCGCGTTCAGGTCGTCTGCTACGATAGCGTGGCAAAGTGTGATGGTGGTGCCTTCTGTCGGGCCATAACAATTAAGTATTATTTTCGGCCATGCATCAGGTGATAGTGATTTCAGCGCCTGCAAGTTAAATGCTTCACCCCCGACCAACAAATAATTAAGTGAACGAAAGACCGTTGGGCACTGCGGAGCCATAAAGTTAAATAATGATGTGGTCATAAATAGATAACTAACAGCATAATGTTGCAGAGTATGTTCAAGCTGTTTAGGGTCGAGCAGTGTCTCTTTGGCAATAATCACTAATGCGGCACCATTGAGCAGCGCCCCCCACACTTCCAGAAACGAACCATCAAACGCCGGGTTAGCGTGGCAGGCCACCCGATCGGTGGGGCTTATCCGCAGATAATGAGAATTGACCAACATACGCACCATGCCACGGGCTTCAATTTCAACCCCTTTTGGCTGCCCGGTGGTGCCTGAGGTAAATAAAATATGGCTACGATGCCGCAAACCCGCCCTCGCTCCCGGCAAGTCAACGTCAGAGTGTTCAGTGGATGGAGAAGATCCAAACCGGATAAAACGCGTCGATAACGCGCGTTCCGCCTTACAGCCATCGGTGATGGTCAGCTTCGCCCGTACCTCTTGCAACATAAAGTTGAGTCGCTCATCGGGAAGTGACGGATGAAGCGGAACACAAGTCCCTCCGGCCAGTAAAACCGCCAACTGGCAGATAATATGTTCGGCACCTGGCCCTAATAAAATAGCCACCGGTTCTTCTGGCTGCACCCCCAACTGACATAAATTCGTGGCCAATGACTGCGCCTGTTGCGCCAATTGTGTATAACTCAGCGTATATTCTGGGGTAATAATGGCCGGTCGGTCTGGATACTGTTTAACCTGCTGTAAAAAAAGAGCGGCCAATCCCAACGCGGCGGGCTCAGTCTGCATATTTGGCTGTTTCATATTCAAAATCCTTTAGACATTTTGGGGGGGATGAGCTCGGATTTTCCCGCAATAGTTTCAAGCTATACCTGATAAACGTTGCTGTCGGTGCAAAGCAAGGAGCTGAGAGCGGTCAGCTTTACCATTAGGATTTAAGGGAATGGCATCGGCAATATGTAGGCGGGGCAACATATAAGGCGGTAGGCGCTGTTTAAGCTCATTCAATAATTGTCTACTGGTGAAACTTGCGCGATCTTTGGGCACCACAAATGCCAGTAAATACCCTTCGTCACCCTCTTTTTTAACAGCACAAACAATCGCTTCCAGTAACCAACCGGTATTCAATAATTGTATTTCGACTTCTTCCGCCTCGATTCGGTATCCCTGCAATTTAATCTGATTGTCGATGCGCCCGGTATACATAAAAACGCCATCCGCGCGTTTCCAGCCTAAGTCACCCGTTTTATATAAACGCTTTGGGCCAGATTCACCGGCAATTTCAGTGACAATAAATTTCTCAGCCGTTAAATCAGGGCGATTAAGATATCCGCGAGCAACACCGTCACCGCCAACATAAAGTTCCCCTATTTCTCCAACAGCAGCCAATTGCAACTTTTCATCCAGAACAAAAACGTCTGTTTTATCAATGGGCTGACCTAACGGAATACTTTCAGCCGTCAAGTCATCGACACCAATCGGGTAATATAGGGTGTAAGTGGTATTTTCCGTCGGGCCATAGACGTTATAGATATTTTTAGCCCACTCCTCTACGGGCAAGGAGCGTAATGCTTCAAGATTAAAAGCTTCTCCGCCAATCATCAGATAACTGAGTGTGCGAAAAGCGCTTGGGCAGAGAGTGGTAATGAAATTAAATAACGAGGGGGTCACCAAAATAGAACTGACAGCATATTTTTGAAAAGTTAATTTTAATTGTTCCGGATTAAGTAACACATCGCGACTAATAATCACGATGGCCGCACCATTCAGTAATGCCCCCAAACTTCAAGTAAAATAGCGTCAAAGTCTGGTGCAGAAATACTCCCAAGCCGATCATCAGTCGCAATAGGAAGATAAGTGGCGTTGACGACCAGACGAATAATACCGCGTAGCTCAACCTCAACCGCTTTGGGTCTTCCCGTGGTGCCCGAGGTAAATAAAATATATCCACGGTGGCTCAGTGCTACTTTTTGCCCAGGGAAATCAGGATTATTCTGCTCACTGCGAGGATAGGATCCAAACAGAATAAACTGGGTTAATAATGGCCGCCCATCAGATAGCCGGTCCGTAATAGTGAAACTCGCCTGTACCTCCTGCAACATAAAATTCAAACGCTCATCAGGTGAGGTGACACTGAGGGGAACACAGCTGCCACCGGCCAGCAAAATAGCCACCTGACAAACCACTTGCTCAATACCGGATTTCAGTAAAGTCGCTACCGGGGTTTCATTTTTCACCCCCAGTTCAAGCAAGTAGGCCGCCAATGATTGCGCCTGGCGGGCGAGTTCAGCATAGCTAATGGTGCGCTCGGCAGTGATAACTGCGGGGTTATGCGGATATTGCTCAACTTGTTGTAAAAATAGATTTAATAATTCCGGGGTTCCAGACTCTTTAATAGTTTGAAATTCTGGATATATAAATGATTGACTCATTTCCATCAACTCCTAAGCCTATTTTTTGCACGCAGCCGCCCTATGCCGCATATTTTTTATTATGACGACACAATGACCGACTCTTGATGGCAGCCGCGATGATTTAAGGGGGATTTCTGTTATTTGTTAATTAGCATATCAATATTGACAGCTATTCTTCGGTCTTCTCTGGTCACCTGCCATTGGTCAATATCCAATAGCCACCATTCAGATATTGT
It encodes the following:
- a CDS encoding non-ribosomal peptide synthetase, encoding MKQPNMQTEPAALGLAALFLQQVKQYPDRPAIITPEYTLSYTQLAQQAQSLATNLCQLGVQPEEPVAILLGPGAEHIICQLAVLLAGGTCVPLHPSLPDERLNFMLQEVRAKLTITDGCKAERALSTRFIRFGSSPSTEHSDVDLPGARAGLRHRSHILFTSGTTGQPKGVEIEARGMVRMLVNSHYLRISPTDRVACHANPAFDGSFLEVWGALLNGAALVIIAKETLLDPKQLEHTLQHYAVSYLFMTTSLFNFMAPQCPTVFRSLNYLLVGGEAFNLQALKSLSPDAWPKIILNCYGPTEGTTITLCHAIVADDLNAMSIPIGKPLDKTQVFILDGDFQPVPVGTQGEIYIGGEGLARGYVNRPELTQEKFLLIKMAGEEEPRHWYRSGDLGWQRPDGAIMYAGRADNQIKLQGYRIEVEEVETQLLNSDLLLAAVVCIIKKEAGEAYLTAFIVPKQPENFDSSELLSGLKQSLPPYMLPRLQVMDAIPLNENGKADRSMLLTQIDKPRVATDTSTLTKEAAELLLIWQQVLDVPQATVEDEFFLLGGTSLQAARLVLEIKRQFGRRLSIQDLYDAQTPHNLLRLLQQPTEVIENDICAMLLSDSQLPEDIQPLSRPPEPWLTATTGRVFLTGATGFMGAFCLRDLLLHAEVRQVICLVRGQNNDEAMQRIKENMTKYGLWQPAFYSRITALAGDLAQPQLGLDKLNYQRLAKDCDVIFHIAAHISFIEPYQTHRPVNVSGAINILRLAVDSKAKPLHYVSTIATTGPAGLLFPVSRFYEDDDLMPHWEGMKYTLGYIQSKWVTERLMWQAKMRGIPLSVYRPGFMMTDSVTGAGNPEDFMWRMIKGCINTGAYPLLPGDRKELIPVDYASAALMSIASDNSRLGQIYHLIPPSDEHSISLNAFFGLFEQCGYTMTPLSYKQWLQRLYDDPDLDTNPLMPLLPMLSEVVYEELTVWEVFSNIPRYDARQTQAVLAAAGGPEYPPTDAALLSRYLNYMKSIGLL
- a CDS encoding AMP-binding enzyme, translating into MYTGRIDNQIKLQGYRIEAEEVEIQLLNTGWLLEAIVCAVKKEGDEGYLLAFVVPKDRASFTSRQLLNELKQRLPPYMLPRLHIADAIPLNPNGKADRSQLLALHRQQRLSGIA